A genomic stretch from Cloacibacterium caeni includes:
- a CDS encoding GxxExxY protein, protein MTKKKVTQLSYEIIGLAIKVHKELGAGLLESIYEDCLKYELEKNGYDVKQQLTVPIIYDNKIMETKLVVDLLVNDTIVVELKAIEETLPIHEAQLLTYMKVLKKPQGLLINFFSKNITKSMKPFVNEYFNMLLD, encoded by the coding sequence ATGACAAAAAAGAAAGTAACTCAATTATCATATGAAATAATAGGACTTGCCATAAAAGTTCATAAAGAACTTGGCGCTGGTTTATTAGAAAGTATATATGAGGATTGTTTAAAATATGAGTTAGAAAAAAATGGCTATGACGTGAAACAACAGTTAACTGTTCCTATTATTTATGATAATAAAATTATGGAAACTAAATTAGTTGTTGATTTGTTGGTAAATGACACTATTGTTGTTGAATTAAAAGCAATTGAAGAAACATTACCAATTCATGAAGCACAACTTCTAACATACATGAAAGTTCTAAAAAAACCACAAGGATTATTGATAAATTTTTTCTCCAAAAACATCACAAAATCCATGAAGCCTTTTGTTAATGAATATTTTAACATGCTTCTAGATTGA
- a CDS encoding RapZ C-terminal domain-containing protein yields MNKLNIDIYSFSYKKGGIPVDNSGNGGGFVFDCRGILNPGRIEEYKPQTGNDKGVQEFLETKTEMPQFIDLIKNLVSITINDYIARGFDHLQIAFGCTGGQHRSVYCAIKLGEFLQEKYPELVNVAVTHNEQPQLN; encoded by the coding sequence ATGAATAAACTAAACATAGACATTTACAGTTTTTCTTATAAAAAAGGCGGAATACCAGTAGACAACAGCGGAAATGGCGGCGGTTTTGTATTCGATTGTAGAGGAATTCTCAATCCGGGAAGAATAGAAGAATACAAACCTCAAACTGGTAATGACAAAGGCGTTCAAGAATTTCTAGAAACTAAAACTGAAATGCCTCAATTTATAGACCTCATCAAAAATTTAGTAAGCATTACCATAAATGATTACATCGCTCGTGGTTTTGACCATTTGCAAATTGCTTTTGGTTGTACTGGTGGTCAACACAGAAGCGTGTATTGTGCCATTAAACTAGGCGAATTTTTGCAGGAAAAATATCCTGAATTGGTAAATGTTGCAGTAACGCATAACGAACAGCCACAACTTAATTAA
- a CDS encoding nucleotidyltransferase family protein encodes MIKKALIFAAGKGTRLKPFTDSHPKALALVNDVPLLERNIKYLQSFGVTEFVINVHHFGEQIVEFLEKNNHFGAKIDISDEKDELLETGGGLLFAQKYLENEENFLIMNADILTDLNIHELVKFHETHLPLATLAVSDRNSSRKLFFNSEMVLKGWMNKNSGETKMAEFNNEFKELAFSGIHCINSSIFDKIKRRGKFSIMEEYLDLMFENNILGFQHEARLIDVGRPESVIEAEKYFK; translated from the coding sequence ATGATTAAGAAAGCCCTCATTTTCGCAGCAGGAAAAGGAACTCGGTTAAAACCTTTTACAGATAGCCATCCTAAAGCTTTGGCTTTGGTGAATGATGTTCCGTTGCTGGAAAGAAATATAAAATATCTGCAAAGTTTTGGAGTTACAGAATTTGTTATTAATGTGCATCATTTCGGAGAACAAATTGTAGAATTCTTAGAGAAAAACAATCATTTTGGAGCCAAAATTGATATTTCTGACGAAAAAGATGAACTTCTAGAAACTGGAGGAGGCTTGCTTTTTGCTCAAAAATATCTGGAAAACGAAGAGAACTTCCTGATTATGAACGCTGATATTCTTACCGATTTGAACATTCATGAATTGGTAAAATTTCACGAAACGCATCTTCCATTAGCTACTTTAGCGGTTTCGGACAGAAATTCTTCTCGAAAACTTTTCTTCAATTCAGAAATGGTTTTAAAAGGTTGGATGAACAAGAATTCTGGGGAAACCAAAATGGCAGAATTCAATAACGAATTTAAAGAATTGGCTTTCAGCGGAATACATTGTATTAATTCTTCTATCTTTGACAAAATAAAAAGAAGAGGAAAATTTTCTATCATGGAAGAATATTTGGATTTAATGTTTGAAAATAACATCTTAGGATTTCAGCACGAAGCTAGATTAATAGATGTAGGAAGACCAGAATCTGTGATAGAAGCGGAAAAATATTTTAAATAA
- a CDS encoding LOG family protein codes for MLDDNASEDKRLQESLRQKTWDETVTKDSWMVFKVMSEFVDGYEKLAKIGPCVSIFGSARLKPEDPYYQMAVDIARKITEIGFGVITGGGPGIMEAGNKGAREGNGKSIGLNIELPFEQNFNPFIDKPYSINFDYFFVRKVMFVKYSQGFIVLPGGFGTLDELSEALTLIQTHKIGRFPIVLVGTEFWSGLLDWFTGTLLKNHLIKEEDLSLFRVVDTADEAVAHIKAFYDKYSVSVNF; via the coding sequence ATGCTAGACGATAACGCATCAGAAGATAAAAGATTACAAGAAAGTTTAAGACAAAAAACTTGGGACGAAACCGTAACCAAAGATTCTTGGATGGTTTTCAAAGTGATGTCTGAATTTGTAGATGGCTACGAAAAATTAGCCAAAATAGGACCTTGTGTTTCTATTTTCGGTTCTGCAAGGTTAAAACCAGAAGATCCTTATTATCAAATGGCGGTAGATATTGCCAGAAAAATTACAGAAATTGGCTTCGGTGTTATTACAGGAGGCGGTCCTGGAATTATGGAAGCAGGAAACAAAGGAGCGAGAGAAGGCAACGGAAAATCCATTGGATTAAACATAGAATTGCCATTTGAACAAAATTTTAATCCTTTTATAGATAAACCTTACTCGATTAATTTTGATTACTTTTTCGTAAGAAAAGTGATGTTTGTGAAGTATTCTCAAGGCTTTATTGTTTTACCAGGAGGTTTCGGAACACTGGATGAACTTTCGGAAGCGTTAACATTAATTCAGACGCATAAAATCGGCAGATTCCCAATTGTTTTGGTGGGAACAGAATTTTGGAGCGGACTTTTGGATTGGTTTACCGGAACTTTACTGAAAAATCATTTGATTAAAGAAGAAGATTTAAGTCTTTTCCGAGTAGTAGATACAGCAGATGAAGCCGTGGCTCACATTAAAGCTTTCTACGATAAATACTCTGTAAGTGTAAATTTCTAG
- a CDS encoding DUF6702 family protein has product MKKFIGIIAIGLITMLMSFTLSDFYSSMTKVDYVEGSKTLKFTTKLNSGHIAEVLKINPNTTAFEAEVKRYVNDHFDVYVNGQNKALTFTGSQVNGESVWVYFEANGVSDISSLKIKNNILLEAYPKQLNLVNIAYKGSQKNMTFMRGKEVNEVSF; this is encoded by the coding sequence ATGAAAAAATTTATAGGAATTATCGCAATAGGTTTAATCACAATGCTGATGAGTTTTACACTCTCAGATTTTTATTCTTCTATGACCAAGGTAGATTATGTAGAAGGCAGTAAAACGCTAAAATTCACTACAAAATTAAACTCTGGACACATAGCAGAAGTTTTAAAAATTAATCCTAATACAACTGCTTTTGAAGCGGAAGTGAAAAGATATGTAAATGACCATTTTGACGTGTATGTAAACGGTCAAAACAAAGCGCTTACGTTTACCGGAAGTCAAGTGAATGGAGAAAGTGTTTGGGTATATTTCGAAGCGAATGGCGTTTCTGATATTTCTAGCTTAAAAATTAAGAATAACATTTTACTAGAAGCTTATCCTAAACAACTCAACTTGGTAAACATTGCTTATAAAGGTTCTCAAAAAAACATGACCTTTATGCGAGGAAAAGAAGTAAACGAAGTTTCTTTCTAA
- a CDS encoding DUF5689 domain-containing protein yields the protein MKKYFSIIRIFILSLTVFLTSCVQDDEYSTPDLQGKCQTLTPTKTIAEVKTAYANNSATITDDIIIEGYVSSSDESGNVYKTIYLQNAPENPTQGLVVSVDAVSTYTSYPQGSKVYIKLKGLAFGKYGGVLQVGYNNLDPVSNTTTFGRIPEKLVGNHLVRSCDPKAKIVPKVITLSQLSSSIDPLIGALVQVNNAEFPVNLLCNVYAPNGTSVDRRIVDPTRPADASTRVVRNSGYATFASEQLPAGNGTFVGVLSRYNSTYQFYINRVSDLKMNGARLDGSTPSCSFSTEGKAMKTIAEVKAYFSGTLAQIPDNAYLKAQVTANDKTGNLFKYIYVEDKTGGIRVNIDMASLYADPRFFVGKQVLINLKDLYVGSVNKEVQLGGLFNGNVGRVLANDVYKHFFPTTDFTEVVATEKTIAGLTDADVGRWIKIKDLQLVKEDLGHIFYGSRTLEDCSSNKINLYTESFATFANDIMDTGKGDVYGILKKYNTTYELIITNRLGLDLDGNRCDGTLSPSFRDIFNDEFSNLSNWTTVNGSGTQQWTTTNYGNPSPSAYIDGGRSANVDWLISKKITVPSDFSGVFMYFQTDGRYNSASGVPSLEVYVTENYTGNVDTTVWTQKTARLDGDLNSFGRFIGSSKIDVTDFKGKDLVVAFKYTSVDGASTTWELDNFSVKGMK from the coding sequence ATGAAAAAATATTTTTCAATTATAAGAATTTTCATTTTGTCACTTACGGTTTTTCTAACCAGTTGTGTACAAGATGATGAGTATTCGACACCAGATTTACAAGGAAAGTGTCAGACTTTAACGCCTACGAAAACTATAGCAGAGGTAAAAACAGCTTATGCGAATAACTCTGCTACCATTACAGATGATATCATTATAGAAGGTTATGTTTCTTCTTCTGATGAGTCTGGAAACGTTTATAAAACGATTTATTTACAAAATGCACCAGAAAACCCTACTCAAGGTTTAGTAGTAAGTGTAGATGCAGTAAGTACTTATACTTCTTATCCTCAAGGTTCTAAAGTATACATCAAACTAAAAGGTTTAGCTTTTGGTAAATACGGAGGTGTTCTACAGGTAGGTTATAATAACTTAGATCCAGTATCAAATACTACTACTTTTGGTAGAATTCCAGAAAAATTAGTAGGGAATCACTTAGTGAGATCTTGTGATCCTAAAGCGAAAATTGTACCTAAAGTAATTACTTTGTCTCAATTATCTTCTTCTATTGATCCATTAATTGGAGCTTTAGTTCAGGTGAATAATGCAGAGTTCCCAGTAAATTTACTTTGTAATGTTTATGCTCCTAATGGAACTTCTGTAGACAGAAGAATTGTAGATCCTACTAGACCTGCGGATGCAAGTACTAGAGTAGTAAGAAATAGTGGTTACGCAACTTTTGCTTCAGAACAATTGCCAGCTGGTAATGGTACCTTTGTGGGGGTTTTAAGTAGATATAATTCTACTTACCAATTCTATATCAATAGAGTTTCGGATCTTAAAATGAATGGGGCAAGATTAGATGGCTCTACACCTTCTTGTTCTTTCAGTACAGAAGGAAAAGCAATGAAAACTATTGCTGAAGTAAAAGCTTATTTCTCTGGTACATTAGCTCAAATTCCAGATAATGCTTACCTTAAAGCGCAAGTTACTGCTAATGATAAAACAGGAAACTTGTTTAAATACATTTATGTAGAAGATAAAACAGGTGGTATTAGAGTAAACATAGATATGGCTTCTCTTTATGCAGACCCTAGATTCTTTGTAGGAAAACAAGTGTTAATTAATCTTAAGGATTTATATGTAGGTTCTGTAAATAAAGAAGTACAATTAGGTGGTTTGTTTAACGGAAATGTAGGTAGAGTTCTTGCTAACGATGTTTATAAGCATTTCTTCCCTACTACAGATTTCACAGAAGTTGTAGCTACAGAAAAAACAATCGCGGGTCTTACTGATGCAGATGTAGGCAGATGGATTAAAATTAAAGATTTGCAACTTGTTAAAGAAGATTTAGGACATATATTTTATGGAAGTAGAACTTTGGAGGATTGTTCAAGCAACAAAATCAATCTTTATACAGAAAGTTTTGCAACATTTGCAAATGATATTATGGATACAGGTAAAGGTGATGTTTATGGAATCCTTAAAAAATATAATACCACATATGAATTAATCATTACAAATAGGTTAGGTTTAGATTTAGATGGAAATAGATGTGACGGGACATTGTCTCCTTCTTTCAGAGATATTTTTAATGATGAATTTTCAAATCTTTCAAATTGGACTACAGTAAACGGTTCAGGAACCCAACAGTGGACTACCACAAACTATGGAAATCCAAGTCCAAGTGCTTATATTGATGGAGGTCGTTCAGCTAATGTTGATTGGTTAATCTCTAAAAAAATAACTGTACCTTCAGATTTTTCAGGAGTTTTCATGTATTTTCAGACGGATGGAAGATATAATTCTGCCTCTGGTGTTCCATCGCTTGAAGTATATGTAACTGAAAACTATACAGGCAATGTTGATACAACGGTTTGGACTCAGAAAACAGCTCGTTTAGATGGTGACTTAAATTCTTTCGGAAGATTTATAGGATCAAGTAAAATAGATGTAACTGATTTCAAAGGAAAGGATTTAGTAGTAGCATTTAAGTATACGTCAGTAGACGGTGCTTCTACTACTTGGGAATTAGACAACTTCTCAGTAAAAGGGATGAAGTAA
- a CDS encoding carboxypeptidase-like regulatory domain-containing protein yields the protein MIKKLSIISIFGILSFSALQAQTTVYAYLKDAQGKPVENAEVDLRDSDNDVTADKIGYFQLVDMKPGHYSITISKPGFEHKIIEFDVNANEKKKDLGSISLAPSLDMTDLGVITIDDSDTQDSDNGSTQPTVGLLSSGRDAFANAAAFELGAYWFRPRGVDNRFEDILFNGVSMSKNDDGRVDFSNWGGLNDVTRYPQENVENLTPSEFTFGNLGGVTYYNTRASSYRKGTSLAYSFTNRSYFHRAMATYNSGLNKKGWAYTFSASRRWAEEGVIEGTYQDAYAYFLSVEKRLGERHALNFTAFGSPTYRGSNSPNTQEVYDLAGKNYNSYWGWHEGEKRNSRIRKVFEPVFQMAHYWKIGKSSNLNSTFSYQQGEDARSRLDWFHATDPNPTYYRKLPSYIFAPATYDDSDGGYSITDVELAAYSPLYNDAVNNWRQDKAGQQIDWNHLYDVNLRNLEIGARYTMVEDVNRDKTLNFVSHFDTRLKDNWKLNVNFNYQNLRSDNFRRIKDLLGAAYANNLDAFGGDKPYNLDRANTKVYEGDRTQYSYLLNRDAAALNISTELDLKRWNFVLSGFSSYAESFRDGHYRNHFYVNNSKGKSDVYNSLDYGVKGKLTYKIDGRNFLVANGAYFTLAPTLNEIFINPRVNDFVTPNLENQQITSSDFSYITRGQVLKLRLTGYYTSIKNSTEISRYFAEGIQLGTDATAQDAFVAEILSGIEKKYMGAEFAADVKISPTLTSVLVVSYGDYTINNNPTAYVSIDSDLYPNGYDEIGTAKLKGNKIAGTPQKAASLSFRYNSPKYWWFGMSANYLMDQYLDFSALNRTPNFYTDPTTGDNYIHPITGEVVTQSDVDALNKQKKFDDQFMLNANVGKSFLLGKYRMGLSLSVNNILNNRDYVTGGFEQGRKSNFTESYVDNVISPVSLFGPKLWYDRGTTFFANVYLRF from the coding sequence ATGATTAAGAAATTATCAATTATCTCAATATTTGGGATACTTTCTTTCTCAGCACTACAAGCGCAAACTACAGTTTATGCCTATCTAAAAGATGCACAAGGCAAACCAGTAGAAAATGCTGAAGTTGATTTGAGAGATTCAGACAATGATGTTACGGCTGATAAAATTGGCTACTTCCAATTGGTGGATATGAAACCGGGACATTATTCCATTACAATTTCGAAGCCGGGCTTTGAACACAAAATTATTGAATTTGATGTTAATGCAAATGAGAAGAAAAAAGACTTAGGTTCTATTTCTCTTGCTCCTTCGCTAGATATGACAGATCTAGGAGTTATCACCATTGATGATTCTGATACTCAAGATTCAGACAATGGGAGTACTCAACCTACTGTAGGTTTGTTAAGCTCTGGTAGAGATGCTTTTGCTAATGCAGCGGCATTTGAACTAGGAGCATATTGGTTTAGACCAAGAGGTGTAGATAATCGTTTTGAAGATATTTTATTCAACGGTGTTTCTATGTCTAAAAATGATGACGGTAGAGTAGATTTCAGTAACTGGGGAGGTCTTAATGACGTAACAAGATATCCTCAAGAAAATGTAGAAAATCTTACTCCTTCAGAATTTACTTTTGGTAACTTAGGTGGTGTAACATATTATAATACTAGAGCTTCTTCTTATAGAAAAGGAACTTCATTAGCATATTCTTTTACTAATAGAAGCTATTTCCACAGAGCAATGGCTACTTATAACAGTGGACTTAATAAAAAAGGATGGGCATACACATTTTCAGCAAGTAGAAGATGGGCAGAAGAAGGGGTGATAGAAGGTACTTATCAAGATGCTTATGCATATTTCTTATCAGTAGAAAAAAGATTAGGAGAAAGACATGCTCTTAACTTTACAGCATTTGGTTCACCAACTTACAGAGGTTCTAACAGCCCAAATACACAAGAAGTATATGATTTAGCGGGTAAAAACTACAACTCTTATTGGGGATGGCATGAAGGTGAGAAAAGAAATTCTAGAATTAGAAAAGTTTTCGAACCTGTATTCCAAATGGCTCACTACTGGAAAATCGGAAAATCATCTAATTTAAATTCTACTTTCTCTTACCAACAAGGCGAAGATGCTAGAAGTAGACTAGACTGGTTCCATGCTACAGATCCTAATCCAACTTACTACAGAAAATTACCAAGCTACATTTTTGCTCCAGCTACTTATGATGATAGCGATGGAGGTTATAGCATTACTGACGTAGAACTTGCTGCGTACTCACCACTGTATAACGATGCAGTAAACAATTGGAGACAAGATAAAGCAGGACAACAGATTGATTGGAACCATTTATATGATGTGAATTTGAGAAATCTTGAAATCGGCGCGAGATATACAATGGTAGAAGATGTGAATAGAGATAAAACATTAAATTTTGTTTCTCACTTTGATACTAGATTAAAAGATAATTGGAAATTAAATGTAAACTTTAACTACCAAAATCTAAGATCAGATAACTTTAGAAGAATTAAAGATTTATTAGGTGCAGCTTATGCAAATAATTTAGATGCATTCGGTGGAGATAAACCCTATAATTTAGACAGAGCTAATACTAAAGTTTATGAAGGAGACAGAACACAGTATTCTTACCTACTTAATAGAGATGCAGCTGCATTAAATATTTCTACAGAATTAGATTTGAAAAGATGGAACTTTGTATTATCTGGTTTCTCTTCTTATGCAGAATCATTTAGAGATGGTCATTACAGAAACCACTTCTATGTGAATAATTCTAAAGGGAAAAGTGATGTTTACAATTCTCTAGACTATGGAGTAAAAGGTAAACTTACTTATAAAATTGATGGTAGAAATTTCTTGGTGGCAAACGGAGCTTATTTCACATTAGCACCTACATTGAACGAAATTTTCATTAACCCAAGAGTAAATGATTTTGTAACACCTAACTTAGAGAACCAACAAATCACTTCTTCTGATTTTAGTTACATTACAAGAGGTCAAGTTCTTAAACTAAGATTAACAGGTTACTATACTTCAATCAAAAATTCTACAGAAATTTCTAGATATTTTGCAGAAGGGATTCAGTTAGGTACAGATGCTACTGCACAAGATGCTTTCGTAGCAGAAATCTTATCAGGAATTGAGAAAAAATACATGGGAGCAGAATTTGCTGCAGATGTAAAAATTTCACCTACTTTAACCTCAGTGTTAGTAGTAAGCTATGGTGATTATACCATCAATAATAATCCTACTGCGTATGTTTCTATTGATTCAGATTTATATCCTAATGGTTATGATGAAATCGGGACTGCAAAACTTAAAGGAAATAAAATTGCTGGAACTCCACAAAAAGCGGCTTCATTAAGCTTCAGATATAACTCACCTAAATACTGGTGGTTTGGTATGTCTGCAAACTATTTAATGGACCAATATTTAGATTTCTCTGCACTAAACAGAACTCCAAACTTCTATACAGATCCAACTACTGGTGATAACTATATTCACCCAATTACTGGTGAAGTAGTTACTCAGAGTGATGTAGATGCACTAAACAAACAAAAGAAATTTGATGACCAATTCATGCTAAACGCAAATGTTGGTAAGTCTTTCTTATTAGGTAAATATAGAATGGGATTAAGTTTAAGTGTAAACAATATCCTAAACAATAGAGATTATGTAACAGGTGGTTTTGAACAAGGTAGAAAATCTAACTTTACAGAATCATATGTAGATAATGTAATTTCGCCAGTTTCATTATTTGGTCCGAAATTATGGTATGACAGAGGAACTACTTTCTTTGCTAATGTTTATTTAAGATTTTAA
- a CDS encoding endonuclease/exonuclease/phosphatase family protein has translation MRKYFSLIAIAIFFIGFAQKPQVQVKRATIAFLNVENLWDTIPSADYIDGTLPINHPNFHRSVPIDSLKFLPVTEEYKGQWSDELLIGKKVIRYQNLADDFTPKSAKNYNSKVYQTKLANESKVISELGYQYTKTLPAIVGLIEVENRQVIQDLIKQPALNKVEWGIVHYNSYDARGIDVAVIYQKKRFTVTDSYKKEVVNYNDEGRRSYTRDVMVVKGLLDGEKVAVFMNHWPSRSGGEAASAPRRNAAAAVLKAEMDKIRAEEPDRLLFAMGDFNDDPVNVSLTKHLGAVGDKKELSEERPYYNLMYKMFKSGVASLGYRDAPNLFDQIIVSKNALSDTLQKNYSVYKAEVYAPSYLITPDGQYKGYPYRSWAGDTFTGGYSDHFPSLVVLQKEFTPAQ, from the coding sequence ATGAGAAAATATTTTAGCCTTATTGCAATAGCCATTTTCTTTATAGGATTTGCTCAGAAACCACAAGTTCAGGTTAAAAGAGCTACTATTGCTTTCCTAAATGTAGAAAACCTTTGGGATACCATTCCTTCTGCTGATTACATTGATGGAACCTTACCTATCAATCACCCAAATTTCCACAGAAGCGTACCTATTGATTCTCTTAAATTTTTACCAGTAACCGAAGAATATAAAGGTCAATGGAGCGATGAATTGCTTATTGGGAAAAAAGTCATCAGATACCAGAACTTAGCAGATGATTTCACACCAAAAAGTGCTAAAAACTATAATTCTAAAGTTTACCAAACTAAACTAGCAAATGAATCAAAAGTAATCTCTGAACTGGGATATCAATACACCAAAACTTTACCAGCAATCGTAGGTTTAATCGAGGTAGAAAATAGACAGGTTATTCAAGATTTAATCAAACAACCTGCGCTTAACAAAGTAGAATGGGGAATTGTACATTACAATTCTTATGATGCGAGAGGAATAGATGTAGCTGTAATTTACCAAAAGAAAAGATTTACCGTAACAGATTCTTACAAAAAAGAAGTGGTAAATTATAATGACGAAGGCAGAAGAAGTTACACCAGAGATGTGATGGTGGTAAAAGGTTTATTAGACGGAGAAAAAGTAGCGGTTTTCATGAACCACTGGCCAAGTAGAAGTGGTGGCGAAGCTGCGTCTGCACCAAGAAGAAATGCTGCTGCTGCAGTTTTAAAAGCAGAAATGGATAAAATAAGAGCCGAAGAACCAGATAGACTTCTTTTTGCAATGGGCGACTTTAATGACGACCCGGTAAATGTAAGTTTAACAAAACATTTAGGAGCTGTAGGTGATAAAAAAGAATTATCAGAAGAAAGACCTTACTATAATTTAATGTATAAAATGTTCAAAAGTGGTGTAGCATCATTAGGTTACAGAGACGCTCCGAACTTATTTGACCAAATTATTGTATCTAAAAATGCTTTATCTGATACTCTTCAAAAAAATTACAGTGTTTACAAAGCTGAAGTATACGCGCCTTCTTATTTGATTACTCCAGATGGACAATACAAAGGTTATCCTTACCGTTCTTGGGCTGGAGACACTTTCACAGGAGGATACAGTGACCACTTCCCTTCTTTAGTAGTTTTACAAAAAGAATTTACACCAGCTCAATAA
- a CDS encoding DUF6146 family protein has protein sequence MKKLILIIATIFLIISCSSPQNIAKDANNQTAMKPEKNDDGEWDLDVIDTQYDYFLNAIAKPMSFYSEEYLKSRNTFLVNEWNSYYYSGRYRNIIESSIDYDPNEKYGLKFEYKLYQVFAYVQWKYGLKLQGLSMTEVR, from the coding sequence ATGAAAAAATTAATTCTAATTATTGCTACAATATTCTTAATTATCAGTTGTAGTAGCCCACAAAATATTGCTAAAGACGCCAATAACCAAACCGCAATGAAGCCAGAGAAAAATGATGATGGAGAATGGGATTTAGACGTAATTGACACTCAATATGATTATTTCTTAAACGCTATTGCAAAACCAATGAGCTTTTACTCCGAAGAATATTTGAAATCAAGAAACACTTTCCTTGTAAACGAATGGAACAGTTATTACTATTCTGGAAGATACAGAAACATCATAGAATCTTCTATTGACTATGATCCCAACGAAAAATACGGCTTAAAATTCGAGTATAAACTGTATCAGGTTTTTGCGTATGTACAATGGAAATACGGTCTAAAACTACAAGGTTTAAGCATGACAGAAGTAAGATAA
- a CDS encoding superoxide dismutase, which yields MSFELPKLNYAYDALEPVIDARTMEIHHTKHHQAYVDNLNNAIKGTEHEGKTIEEICKTASDVPAIRNNGGGHFNHTLFWEILTPGGSKEPVGNVKAAIEAYGGFEKFKEDFSTAAKTRFGSGWAWLCKKEDGSLEVCSSANQDNTLMPGAGCGNPAILGLDVWEHAYYLHYQNRRPDYVSAFFEVINWDKVEENYNKL from the coding sequence ATGTCATTCGAATTACCAAAATTAAATTACGCTTATGATGCTCTTGAACCAGTAATTGATGCAAGAACTATGGAAATTCACCATACAAAACATCATCAAGCTTATGTAGATAACCTAAACAATGCTATAAAAGGTACAGAGCACGAAGGAAAAACGATTGAAGAAATTTGTAAAACAGCTTCAGATGTTCCTGCAATTAGAAATAATGGTGGTGGTCACTTTAATCACACGCTTTTCTGGGAAATTCTAACTCCAGGAGGAAGCAAAGAGCCTGTAGGAAATGTAAAAGCAGCTATCGAAGCTTACGGTGGTTTTGAAAAATTCAAAGAAGATTTTTCTACGGCTGCTAAAACGAGATTCGGTTCTGGTTGGGCTTGGTTATGTAAAAAAGAAGATGGTAGCTTAGAAGTTTGTTCTTCGGCGAATCAAGATAATACTTTAATGCCAGGAGCGGGTTGCGGAAATCCTGCAATTCTAGGTTTAGACGTTTGGGAACATGCTTATTACTTGCATTACCAAAACAGAAGACCAGATTATGTTTCAGCATTTTTTGAAGTAATCAACTGGGATAAAGTAGAAGAAAATTATAATAAATTATAA